A single window of Chitinophagales bacterium DNA harbors:
- a CDS encoding methyltransferase domain-containing protein has product MRLHRNLVEAVTQAVEDIFAHHQYADQVIERTLKSNKKWGKRDRHFIAQHTYEMVRWWRLVIETANYDIEPKTNDFWHLFGVWLTLKGEDLPGWKEFQNINPSILRHNYEAIKNVRHIRESIPDWIDVLGEHELGEEQWELELAAMNQPAHTVIRANRLKTSKTELYDWLSNEGYAFMMLPWCKDAFVVKQEKSLQKSEAYKNGWFELQDAGSQLIAPFLGVKPGMKVIDACAGAGGKTLHLAALMENKGEILAMDIHANKLEILRQRAKRAGANNIRTQEIPKNMHSLYNSADRILLDVPCSGLGVLKRKPDTKWKLTPDNLREVRKLQANILQEYSKMLKVGGKLVYATCSILTSENQIQIDHFLDQQDGKFELMSDLALSPYKYGFDGFYMACLERIS; this is encoded by the coding sequence GTGAGACTTCACAGAAATTTAGTAGAGGCTGTTACACAAGCCGTTGAAGATATTTTTGCACACCATCAGTATGCGGATCAAGTAATTGAGCGCACCTTGAAGTCCAATAAAAAATGGGGTAAACGTGACCGACATTTTATTGCACAGCATACCTACGAAATGGTGCGTTGGTGGCGACTCGTGATTGAGACTGCCAACTATGATATCGAGCCTAAAACAAATGACTTTTGGCATTTATTTGGTGTGTGGCTCACCCTAAAGGGAGAAGATTTGCCTGGATGGAAGGAGTTTCAAAATATCAACCCTTCTATTTTGCGCCACAACTACGAGGCCATCAAAAATGTGCGCCATATCAGAGAGTCTATTCCCGATTGGATAGATGTGTTGGGTGAGCATGAACTTGGGGAGGAACAATGGGAACTTGAGTTGGCTGCAATGAATCAACCTGCCCATACGGTTATCCGTGCCAACCGATTGAAAACTTCAAAAACAGAACTTTACGATTGGTTGTCAAATGAGGGCTATGCTTTTATGATGTTGCCGTGGTGTAAAGATGCATTTGTGGTGAAACAAGAAAAAAGTCTACAAAAAAGTGAAGCCTACAAAAATGGTTGGTTTGAACTACAGGATGCTGGCTCACAGCTAATTGCTCCTTTTCTGGGTGTGAAGCCTGGTATGAAAGTGATTGACGCGTGTGCAGGAGCAGGCGGCAAAACGCTTCACCTCGCTGCTTTGATGGAGAATAAGGGTGAGATTTTGGCGATGGATATCCATGCCAATAAACTCGAAATTTTGAGACAAAGGGCTAAAAGGGCAGGAGCGAACAATATCCGCACACAAGAAATTCCGAAAAATATGCACTCCTTGTACAACTCTGCTGATAGGATTTTGCTGGATGTTCCTTGTTCTGGTTTAGGAGTATTGAAGCGAAAGCCTGATACCAAATGGAAACTTACTCCCGATAACCTTCGTGAAGTCCGAAAATTGCAGGCCAATATTTTGCAGGAATACAGCAAAATGCTGAAGGTTGGCGGTAAATTGGTTTATGCTACTTGCAGTATCTTGACTTCTGAAAACCAAATTCAAATTGACCATTTTTTAGACCAACAAGACGGCAAATTTGAGTTGATGAGTGATTTGGCATTGTCGCCTTACAAGTATGGCTTTGATGGTTTTTATATGGCTTGTTTGGAGCGAATAAGCTGA
- a CDS encoding M42 family metallopeptidase gives MQNLKYNKLKELVQIDSPSGFTHKACKYIFDLLQSYGYNPKFTNKGAVTCDLGDAPTLAFAAHVDTLGAIVTKVKGDGTLSFSKIGGPILTSFEAEYCRIYTLNDQVYTGTLLLNNPSVHTNREAESTKRELKNMHIRIDEEVHNQEHVEKLGIRVGDFICFDTKYQELDNGFIKSRFMDNKISCYVLFEVARRLKEKKQSAPVQLFFSNYEEVGHGGTCGYAPTIQELVVLDMGVVGGDTAGSEYHCSICAKDSTGPYDYLMRKRLVNIAESKDIPFKLDIYPYYGSDGSAALAAGNDFRVALIGPGVAASHGMERTHKKGVEATIDLCLAYIEEYQ, from the coding sequence ATGCAAAATCTCAAATACAACAAGCTCAAAGAATTGGTTCAAATTGACTCTCCAAGTGGATTTACCCACAAAGCCTGTAAATATATCTTTGACTTACTGCAAAGTTATGGCTACAACCCCAAATTCACCAACAAAGGAGCTGTCACCTGCGATTTGGGCGATGCTCCCACTCTTGCTTTTGCAGCTCATGTCGATACTTTGGGGGCAATCGTTACTAAAGTGAAAGGAGATGGCACTTTGTCTTTCTCCAAAATTGGAGGCCCAATACTTACGAGCTTTGAAGCAGAATATTGCAGAATTTACACACTAAATGACCAAGTATATACAGGTACATTACTACTCAATAATCCTTCGGTCCATACCAATCGAGAGGCGGAAAGCACCAAGCGTGAATTGAAGAACATGCACATTCGCATTGACGAAGAAGTTCACAATCAAGAACATGTTGAGAAGTTGGGTATTCGGGTAGGTGATTTCATCTGTTTTGATACCAAATATCAAGAACTGGACAATGGTTTTATCAAGTCCCGTTTTATGGACAACAAAATTAGCTGCTATGTGCTGTTTGAAGTAGCCCGCCGATTGAAGGAGAAAAAACAGAGTGCCCCTGTCCAATTGTTTTTCTCCAATTATGAGGAAGTTGGTCATGGCGGTACTTGTGGTTATGCGCCAACGATTCAGGAACTGGTGGTTTTGGATATGGGAGTAGTTGGTGGAGACACTGCTGGTAGTGAATACCACTGTTCCATTTGTGCCAAAGATTCAACTGGCCCCTACGATTATTTGATGCGTAAACGGCTGGTGAACATTGCAGAAAGTAAAGACATTCCCTTCAAACTGGATATTTATCCTTACTATGGTTCAGATGGTTCGGCAGCTTTGGCAGCAGGAAATGATTTTCGGGTAGCCTTGATTGGCCCTGGGGTAGCAGCTTCTCACGGCATGGAGCGCACCCATAAAAAGGGCGTGGAAGCAACTATTGACTTGTGCTTGGCATACATAGAAGAATATCAATAG
- a CDS encoding TIGR04283 family arsenosugar biosynthesis glycosyltransferase — protein MKISVIIPTLNEVDNIRQLVPHLLQYGDKYIAEVLVVDGDSTDQTLEVARQLGAIPLKSPQRGRAKQMNFGATHATGDILYFVHADTRPPTSFAEDICKAIEENYPIGSFRFKFNFNKGLLKINAFFTRFDRLISRGGDQSLFVSKSAFENLNGFDEQYRIMEDYEFIIRARKTLPFKIIPKAVIVSARKYEQNNYFRVNIANGIVYGMFLMGASQDSMINMYNRLLNISRYGK, from the coding sequence ATGAAAATCAGCGTAATCATACCAACATTAAACGAAGTAGACAATATTCGTCAACTTGTTCCACATTTACTTCAATATGGCGATAAATACATTGCAGAAGTACTCGTTGTAGATGGAGACAGCACAGACCAAACCTTAGAAGTAGCTCGGCAATTGGGAGCAATCCCCCTAAAAAGCCCTCAAAGAGGTCGAGCCAAACAAATGAACTTTGGAGCAACACATGCCACGGGTGACATTCTCTATTTTGTCCATGCAGATACCCGCCCACCGACTTCTTTTGCAGAAGATATTTGTAAGGCTATTGAAGAAAATTATCCTATTGGGAGTTTTCGCTTCAAATTTAATTTCAATAAAGGACTACTAAAAATCAACGCCTTTTTTACTCGTTTTGACAGACTTATATCGAGAGGCGGCGACCAATCTCTCTTTGTTTCAAAATCTGCTTTTGAAAACTTGAATGGTTTTGATGAACAATACCGCATCATGGAAGATTATGAGTTCATTATCCGTGCTCGAAAAACATTGCCTTTCAAAATCATTCCCAAAGCAGTCATTGTTTCGGCCCGTAAATATGAGCAAAATAACTATTTTCGTGTGAATATTGCGAATGGGATAGTTTATGGAATGTTTTTGATGGGCGCATCTCAAGATAGTATGATCAATATGTACAATCGACTGCTAAATATTAGCCGCTATGGGAAATAG
- a CDS encoding 3-hydroxyacyl-CoA dehydrogenase NAD-binding domain-containing protein — MKYFELQIRGRCGWIWLGQSDANRHKVLPELLKEWEKVWSIVEKNDAIEAVILSSRQKNFMVETDLGFLFDINELGVWKPYGRRIHKLLQKIEVCSKPVIAAINGDCKGIGFELALTCHYRLTVSNVDCFLLFSGAKLGLLPFGGATQRLPRLIGIRAALEMLVDSKEVNVYEAKAIGLVDQLVHPHQLELVAQQQALGLIGKSIVRKPKLSRWDRWMENTALGRSMMLDEARQKLHRYTYGNYPALLKIIECVEVGYMYDVKLGYELELKSMDEVVTHPITKQLINTYFAVKAKRENPLAKDVRSVRKLGIVGAGEMGEMIARESLLKGFEVVLNDLSEQTLSQSQARIWRLIAKMAKKRLLTPNKQAMLMTRLQTTTDYPILVGVDLVVQAVFENLDLKQQVLAESVSALSTHCIYAINTSAITISDVAQYAENPSQVIGMRYFSPILKSSLLEIVVTKLTAKWVIATAIDVGIRQGKTPIVVKDTPGFYTTRILAVLLNEALLLLEEGGDILQVDEAAKQLGFSKGVFELIDEMGIDVGAHIMSGTLLQFFRKRHENRHISMGLLDLYNAGYRGRKNLNGFYSYHSKTGKRRVGRVDEDVYDFFGGAAKERLLFKTKQIRQRLMMTVVNEAAYCLQEDTIFSPQDGDLGAILGLGFPAFTGGPFRYLDSLGAEKALKRLNKLQEKFGVRFTPAFIIEELAIRGETFYR, encoded by the coding sequence ATGAAATATTTTGAATTGCAAATTCGAGGTCGGTGTGGTTGGATTTGGTTGGGACAATCGGATGCTAATAGGCACAAAGTATTACCTGAACTGCTAAAGGAATGGGAGAAGGTATGGTCTATTGTAGAAAAAAATGATGCTATAGAAGCGGTCATATTGAGTAGCCGTCAGAAAAATTTTATGGTAGAAACCGATTTGGGTTTTTTGTTCGACATCAATGAATTGGGGGTATGGAAACCTTACGGACGACGGATACACAAACTACTACAAAAAATAGAGGTTTGTTCGAAACCTGTTATCGCAGCCATCAATGGTGATTGTAAGGGTATTGGATTTGAGTTGGCATTGACTTGCCATTATCGGCTGACGGTTTCTAATGTGGATTGTTTTTTGCTTTTTTCTGGGGCGAAGTTAGGTTTGTTGCCATTTGGAGGAGCAACACAGCGACTGCCTCGTTTGATAGGGATTCGAGCAGCATTAGAGATGTTAGTGGACAGCAAAGAAGTCAATGTTTATGAAGCGAAAGCAATAGGCTTGGTGGATCAATTGGTACATCCACATCAGCTAGAATTGGTAGCGCAGCAGCAGGCACTGGGATTGATAGGGAAGAGCATTGTGAGGAAGCCAAAGTTATCACGATGGGATAGATGGATGGAAAACACAGCTTTGGGAAGATCCATGATGTTGGATGAAGCTCGTCAAAAATTACACCGCTATACGTATGGAAATTACCCGGCACTGCTCAAAATTATTGAATGTGTGGAGGTAGGATATATGTATGATGTTAAGTTGGGTTATGAATTGGAGTTAAAATCGATGGATGAGGTTGTGACACATCCGATTACCAAACAACTAATCAATACTTATTTTGCAGTGAAAGCCAAAAGGGAAAACCCCTTAGCGAAGGATGTAAGAAGCGTTAGAAAGCTGGGTATTGTTGGGGCGGGGGAAATGGGGGAGATGATTGCGAGAGAGAGTTTGTTAAAAGGCTTTGAAGTGGTATTGAATGATTTAAGTGAACAGACTTTATCACAATCGCAAGCCCGCATTTGGAGACTCATAGCTAAGATGGCAAAAAAACGTTTGCTCACACCTAATAAACAAGCAATGTTGATGACCCGTTTACAAACAACTACCGACTACCCAATTTTGGTAGGAGTAGATTTGGTAGTGCAGGCGGTTTTTGAAAATTTGGATTTGAAGCAGCAAGTCTTGGCAGAGTCTGTAAGCGCATTGTCAACCCATTGTATTTATGCTATCAATACTTCTGCAATCACTATTTCGGATGTGGCTCAATATGCTGAAAATCCATCACAAGTGATTGGGATGCGCTATTTTTCACCGATATTGAAAAGCTCTCTTTTAGAAATAGTTGTGACCAAACTGACTGCTAAATGGGTCATTGCTACTGCAATAGATGTTGGGATCCGACAAGGCAAAACGCCGATTGTGGTGAAAGATACACCTGGTTTCTATACCACTCGTATTTTGGCAGTTTTGCTAAATGAAGCATTGTTGTTATTGGAGGAAGGTGGAGATATTTTGCAGGTGGATGAGGCGGCAAAACAATTGGGTTTTTCAAAGGGAGTATTTGAGTTGATAGATGAAATGGGTATTGACGTAGGGGCACACATTATGAGCGGTACTTTACTGCAGTTTTTTCGTAAAAGGCATGAAAATAGACATATTAGTATGGGTTTGTTAGACTTGTACAATGCAGGTTATCGAGGACGAAAAAACTTGAATGGCTTTTATAGTTACCATTCTAAAACGGGCAAACGGCGAGTAGGTAGGGTAGATGAGGATGTATATGATTTTTTTGGAGGTGCTGCAAAAGAACGGTTGCTGTTTAAAACCAAACAAATTCGACAACGTTTGATGATGACAGTGGTTAATGAAGCAGCGTATTGTTTACAAGAAGACACTATTTTTTCGCCGCAAGATGGCGACTTGGGAGCTATCTTAGGTTTAGGATTTCCTGCTTTCACAGGAGGGCCATTTCGTTATTTGGATAGTCTTGGAGCTGAAAAAGCCTTGAAACGTTTGAATAAATTGCAGGAAAAATTTGGTGTGCGTTTTACGCCTGCGTTCATCATTGAAGAATTGGCTATTCGAGGAGAAACTTTTTATAGATGA
- a CDS encoding MotA/TolQ/ExbB proton channel family protein, producing MNSKLSAQSILLLGILMYIASSVILYLAGFIYSPNNLHISVLISTLFVVATIMLIALISQLGRESNALDKVETSVIVSKENLEEVKNSLPESWVKDRISKVASLSMLHAEIKEQQMSKIVEERYRISGNMIRFIANAMIFVGLLGTFLGIIQSAQGFESALKGSPTGGPSASYNDISAIIGGLDKALGTSIVGVIASLILGFMLLSVKNFQHHLVTRLEEVSMLRILPFYRKEQSFSMHEAMVDSIEKILPETMRQATSKLQEAAQLLKDSTERLYSSQGNVLNLITNLQSAVQSLDNNSAGFEHRVDTFTKELQNIKETVLQLNGHLQQQQRTYLGLSEDYTKNGEVMQRIGQQVNMSQQNLANYIGAREKMFEELFVQINISLNKLIHDLAKTAQS from the coding sequence ATGAATTCAAAGCTATCTGCACAGTCCATCCTGCTGCTCGGCATATTGATGTATATTGCCAGTTCGGTTATATTGTATCTTGCTGGTTTTATATATTCGCCTAACAATCTTCATATTAGTGTATTGATTTCTACTTTATTTGTGGTTGCTACCATCATGCTGATAGCTTTGATTTCGCAATTGGGGCGAGAATCCAATGCTTTAGACAAGGTGGAAACCTCTGTGATTGTTTCTAAAGAAAACTTGGAGGAAGTGAAAAATTCGCTGCCCGAAAGTTGGGTGAAAGATAGGATTAGCAAGGTGGCATCTTTGTCTATGCTTCATGCGGAAATCAAAGAGCAACAGATGTCAAAAATTGTGGAAGAACGGTACCGAATATCGGGTAATATGATTCGATTTATTGCTAACGCCATGATATTTGTAGGACTTTTGGGAACATTTCTGGGTATCATACAATCCGCACAAGGTTTTGAGAGCGCACTGAAAGGTAGTCCAACAGGAGGGCCTTCGGCTTCTTACAATGACATTTCGGCTATTATTGGAGGTTTGGATAAAGCATTGGGAACGAGTATTGTGGGCGTGATTGCTTCTTTGATATTAGGTTTCATGCTATTGTCGGTCAAAAACTTTCAGCACCACCTTGTCACTCGGTTAGAAGAAGTTTCGATGCTCCGAATTTTACCTTTCTACCGCAAGGAACAAAGTTTTTCGATGCACGAAGCAATGGTAGATAGCATTGAAAAAATCCTCCCTGAAACGATGCGACAAGCTACTTCAAAATTGCAGGAGGCTGCCCAATTGTTGAAAGATTCAACAGAACGCCTGTATAGCAGTCAAGGAAACGTATTAAATTTGATTACCAACCTACAATCTGCCGTACAGAGTTTGGACAACAATTCTGCTGGTTTTGAGCATCGAGTCGATACCTTCACAAAGGAACTGCAAAACATCAAAGAAACGGTACTTCAATTGAATGGACATCTTCAGCAACAACAGCGTACCTATTTGGGGCTATCGGAAGACTATACTAAAAATGGCGAAGTGATGCAGCGTATTGGCCAGCAGGTAAATATGTCGCAGCAAAATTTAGCCAATTACATTGGCGCACGAGAAAAAATGTTTGAAGAGTTATTTGTACAAATCAACATTAGTTTGAACAAATTGATACACGATTTGGCAAAAACCGCTCAATCATAA
- a CDS encoding OmpA family protein, which yields MIDFENDDGIGPIGLLDIMATLALIFILIAAIFLIDLRDQDYDISVLSQQKDSLQTAEERRIIYLNNMELEYMKMKEQTDSLNSANYLLIDSLQSSNIELIQELEKRKITKIIIPNELRGKVFFQSGQDRIEGKFQSTLDEYVKMIKDSLVSGKYNLVQVEGHTDTDPVGKKNRQFETNWELGAARALAVVRYFISKGIDPKYLSATTHGEFKPEEDKNTQSAKTKNRRIEIVLLKK from the coding sequence ATGATAGATTTTGAAAATGATGATGGTATAGGTCCTATTGGGCTCTTAGATATAATGGCAACTTTAGCATTGATATTCATTTTGATAGCAGCTATATTCTTGATTGATTTACGTGACCAAGATTATGACATCAGCGTTTTGTCGCAGCAAAAAGATTCTTTGCAAACAGCAGAAGAACGGCGAATCATTTATCTCAACAATATGGAGCTTGAATACATGAAAATGAAAGAGCAGACCGATTCACTCAATTCTGCCAATTATTTATTGATAGATTCACTTCAATCCTCCAATATAGAACTGATTCAAGAATTGGAGAAGCGAAAAATCACAAAAATCATTATACCGAATGAGTTACGTGGCAAAGTGTTTTTCCAATCTGGACAAGACAGAATTGAAGGTAAATTTCAATCTACTTTAGATGAATATGTAAAAATGATCAAAGATTCGCTGGTCAGTGGTAAATACAACCTTGTCCAAGTTGAAGGACATACAGATACAGACCCCGTAGGAAAAAAGAACCGTCAATTTGAGACCAACTGGGAATTGGGTGCAGCAAGGGCTTTGGCTGTTGTGCGGTATTTTATTTCCAAAGGTATTGATCCTAAATATTTATCTGCTACAACACATGGGGAATTCAAACCTGAAGAAGATAAAAATACACAATCAGCAAAAACCAAGAATAGAAGGATTGAAATTGTCCTATTGAAAAAGTAA
- a CDS encoding sterol desaturase family protein, producing MSKTHNLHQEPAKIFSNPILERLTHTHVGFPIGIFILYAMGLVYWAAAYTDISIPAIPLLFLAGFLFFTFIEYWAHRKLYHIEPNTPKRKRLQYIMHGVHHDHPKDKTRLAMPPLASILLATLFHGIFYLVLNRFAFSFSGGFLIGYAFYLLVHYSVHAYRPPKSKLNIFWRHHALHHYKYPELAFGVSSPLWDVVFNTMPPTDK from the coding sequence ATGAGTAAAACACACAACCTACACCAAGAACCAGCTAAAATATTTTCCAATCCTATATTGGAGCGGTTAACCCACACACACGTAGGGTTTCCTATTGGAATTTTTATTTTATATGCTATGGGATTGGTTTATTGGGCTGCTGCTTATACGGATATTAGCATTCCAGCCATTCCGTTATTGTTTTTAGCAGGTTTTCTATTTTTTACTTTTATTGAGTATTGGGCGCATAGAAAACTTTATCATATTGAACCAAATACTCCTAAAAGAAAACGACTTCAGTACATTATGCACGGTGTTCACCACGATCACCCCAAAGATAAAACCCGCTTGGCAATGCCGCCACTGGCAAGTATTCTATTGGCAACTTTGTTTCACGGCATTTTTTATCTGGTACTCAACAGGTTTGCTTTCTCTTTTTCAGGTGGTTTTTTGATAGGTTATGCTTTCTACCTGCTGGTTCATTATTCGGTTCATGCGTACCGCCCTCCAAAAAGCAAATTAAATATTTTTTGGAGACACCATGCATTGCATCATTACAAGTACCCTGAGTTGGCATTTGGCGTATCTTCTCCTCTTTGGGATGTAGTTTTCAATACGATGCCTCCTACTGATAAATAA
- a CDS encoding ATP-binding cassette domain-containing protein produces the protein MNTANPVVELVDANIYQKDNLILESVSQTLYAGEFAYIVGRTGTGKTSLLKTLYGDLPLKHGWGKVAGFDLTQLNWRLTPYLRRKLGIVFQDFHLLMDRNVEENLRFALEATEWRDENEINKRITNVLANVDTSHKRFSMPYELSGGEQQRIVIARALLNDPVLILADEPTGNLDPKTSEDIIGLLQLISRETDTTVLVGTHDFYTIEKFPAKMLTCIEGKVIEGYKM, from the coding sequence ATGAATACAGCCAATCCAGTTGTTGAATTGGTAGATGCAAATATTTATCAAAAAGATAATCTAATATTAGAATCGGTTAGCCAAACCCTCTATGCAGGAGAGTTTGCTTATATAGTGGGCAGAACTGGTACAGGAAAAACCAGTTTATTGAAAACATTATATGGTGATTTACCCTTAAAGCATGGATGGGGCAAAGTAGCTGGTTTTGACCTCACACAATTAAATTGGCGACTTACTCCTTACCTTCGCAGAAAATTAGGTATTGTTTTTCAAGACTTTCATTTGTTGATGGATAGGAATGTGGAAGAAAATCTGCGATTTGCATTGGAGGCAACGGAATGGCGAGATGAAAATGAAATCAACAAACGCATTACCAATGTATTGGCAAATGTGGATACGAGTCACAAACGTTTTTCGATGCCTTATGAGCTTTCTGGAGGTGAGCAACAAAGAATCGTAATTGCAAGAGCATTACTGAATGACCCAGTATTGATACTTGCTGATGAACCGACAGGAAATTTAGACCCTAAGACTTCAGAAGATATTATTGGTTTACTACAACTTATTAGCCGTGAGACGGATACAACGGTTTTGGTAGGAACACATGATTTTTACACCATCGAAAAGTTTCCTGCCAAGATGCTTACTTGTATTGAAGGTAAAGTGATTGAAGGTTATAAAATGTAA
- a CDS encoding citrate (Si)-synthase — MDKLKAKFAEKALPLASEFKAFIKENANLVVGEVTLAQVFGGMRGVKSLVTETSELDANEGIRFRGYSIPELKKRLPKLEGDTEPLPEGIFYLMLTGDIPTYEEVMELSRNLSERASVPQYVFNVLDTFPTDTHPMTQFSVAILSMQPESIFEQRYAEGINKKDYWDPMYEDSLNLIAKLPQIAAYIYRRSFHNGDHIAPNKDLDWAGNFAHMLGVSDSNEFKSLMRLYLTIHADHEGGNASAHSTHLTGSTLSDAYYSFSSGINALAGPLHGLANQEVIKWILELREDIGTSKPSKEQIEEYVRKTLAEGKVIPGYGHAVLRVPDPRFTAQMNFAKMYFPDDELVNVVWDIFEVAPKVLGEMPKIKSPWPNVDAHSGATLMHYGMTEFRFYTVLFGVSRALGVLASLCWDRALGLSIERPKSVSTNWLKQFAEKSKATS, encoded by the coding sequence ATGGATAAACTCAAAGCAAAATTTGCAGAAAAGGCTTTGCCTTTGGCAAGTGAATTCAAGGCATTTATAAAAGAGAACGCAAACTTGGTGGTTGGAGAGGTTACTTTGGCACAAGTTTTTGGTGGCATGCGTGGTGTAAAAAGCTTGGTGACAGAAACTTCGGAATTGGATGCAAATGAAGGCATTCGATTTAGAGGGTATTCTATTCCCGAATTGAAAAAAAGGTTGCCGAAGTTGGAAGGGGATACAGAGCCGCTTCCTGAAGGTATTTTTTATTTGATGTTGACGGGAGATATTCCAACTTATGAAGAGGTGATGGAACTCAGTAGGAATTTGTCGGAGCGTGCGAGTGTTCCTCAGTATGTGTTCAATGTATTGGATACTTTTCCAACGGACACGCATCCAATGACTCAGTTTAGTGTAGCTATTTTGAGTATGCAACCCGAATCTATTTTTGAGCAGCGGTATGCGGAAGGCATCAATAAGAAGGATTATTGGGATCCGATGTATGAAGATTCTTTGAATTTGATTGCAAAACTGCCTCAGATTGCAGCTTACATTTACCGTCGTAGTTTTCACAATGGTGACCATATTGCCCCCAACAAAGATTTGGATTGGGCAGGTAATTTTGCTCACATGCTGGGTGTAAGCGATAGCAACGAGTTCAAGTCCTTGATGCGTTTGTATCTAACTATTCATGCAGACCATGAAGGTGGTAATGCTTCGGCTCATAGTACACACTTGACGGGTTCGACCCTTAGTGACGCATATTACTCTTTTTCGAGTGGTATCAATGCTTTGGCTGGTCCACTACATGGGTTGGCGAATCAAGAGGTAATCAAGTGGATTTTGGAACTTCGTGAGGATATTGGAACTTCAAAACCCAGTAAGGAACAGATTGAAGAATATGTTAGAAAAACTTTGGCAGAAGGTAAGGTAATCCCTGGATATGGTCATGCTGTTTTGCGGGTGCCTGACCCTCGATTTACTGCTCAGATGAACTTTGCCAAAATGTATTTCCCTGATGACGAGTTGGTCAATGTGGTATGGGACATTTTTGAAGTGGCTCCTAAGGTTTTGGGTGAAATGCCTAAAATCAAAAGCCCATGGCCAAATGTGGATGCCCACTCTGGGGCAACATTGATGCACTACGGAATGACGGAGTTTCGCTTTTACACTGTTCTATTCGGAGTTTCTAGGGCTTTGGGCGTATTGGCTTCTTTGTGCTGGGACAGAGCATTAGGGCTTTCTATTGAAAGACCTAAATCTGTGAGTACAAATTGGTTGAAGCAGTTTGCAGAGAAATCAAAGGCGACTTCTTAG